A single Oncorhynchus kisutch isolate 150728-3 linkage group LG19, Okis_V2, whole genome shotgun sequence DNA region contains:
- the LOC109864890 gene encoding NF-kappa-B-repressing factor yields the protein MAERIDIGEMPSFDLVPSAEAKKRPNSSDGREEPMRKMPVSKFGSRPRFEPVHFVSGGSSGRSGNDEKENDKERRRSEVNSVRQWDSDSDRPSYGSTRATDSSAARPAFDRVSSYGSSDSWRDRERDRDIPSGSTSGLGHGSQGSASNYMTKMQQDYSARYEFHSTRHPDTYAQAPRFDGYGGGSRSGGWGDSGRQGLGFRQQDRPTSSRPFSRVYSSPGRSSPSSVSGSSSQPIPISQAVLDEKQRLINSVASAIAVTLRDPAFMCGAESPNYNFMLSRSIQACKTNPEYVYVNLKDIPPADLPKNRKVPTDGYACELRCQCVYLATGYSGSKNGARDRASEQAMKLFFKLVEVRVVQRKFKHSLVNDIVVCQTHCPTPAFLPALRNPEDKPTPSSKGQYEPDKRKHWTDFVVVDNAHDAICILNNSAAFNRMKIDYKFDVVPNSSAWQCSVYLQDALVAQARGSKKTSKHTAAEEAVRKLRMNQAARQQQQQPQQFSRGNHHSDPSGGRFGNQGGRKKHLSELVILENSDNAICIINDTAQFNKVSADYKFTVLPDHRWRCEVFLEGQYVAAGIGPKKTVKHIAAEEALATLRQTQAVVKSNLRKEGNADALSRHQILTRSGEESSRQEIKEDNIGNQLLRKMGWKGGGLGREGEGISEPIKVKEQFSREGLGMDMDKSGNQLTKRNIEDIIRNYASSDRQDDLRFSTELNNDERKQIHQISQKYGLRSKSYGQGRLRFLIVSRKVHKDQLIGQLLQEGQVGRYELVKPQASH from the exons ATGGCTGAAAGGATTGACATTGGCGAAATGCCCTCCTTTGACCTGGTTCCAAGTGCTGAAGCAAAGAAGCGACCCAATTCATCAGATGGCA GAGAAGAGCCAATGAGGAAAATGCCAGTGTCCAAATTTGGTTCCAGACCACGATTTGAGCCTGTGCACTTTGTTAGTGGTGGCAGCAGTGGCAGGTCTGGCAATGATGAGAAGGAGAATGACAAGGAGCGCCGTAGGAGTGAGGTGAACAGTGTGAGACAGTGGGACTCAGACTCTGACCGTCCCTCTTATGGCAGCACCCGAGCTACAGACTCCTCTGCAGCTAGGCCTGCGTTCGACAGAGTTTCATCATACGGTTCTTCTGACTCTTGgcgggatagagaaagagatagagacataccctCAGGTAGTACAAGTGGTTTAGGTCATGGAAGCCAAGGATCCGCCTCAAATTATATGACTAAAATGCAGCAGGACTACTCGGCCAGATACGAGTTCCACAGCACTAGGCATCCGGACACATATGCTCAGGCCCCTAGATTTGATGGATATGGAGGGGGTAGTCGATCAGGGGGCTGGGGGGATTCAGGACGCCAAGGCCTTGGCTTCAGGCAGCAGGACAGACCCACATCCAGCAGACCATTCAGCAGAGTCTACAGCAGCCCAGGGAGGAGCAGCCCctcatctgtctctgggtctTCTTCACAACCCATCCCCATATCTCAAGCCGTGCTGGATGAAAAGCAAAGGCTGATCAATAGTGTGGCATCCGCCATAGCTGTCACTTTAAGAGACCCTGCGTTCATGTGTGGAGCTGAATCTCCTAACTACAATTTCATGCTGAGCCGTAGCATCCAGGCCTGTAAAACCAATCCGGAGTATGTCTATGTCAACCTCAAGGATATCCCTCCAGCAGACCTACCCAAGAACAGGAAAGTACCGACTGATGGCTATGCCTGTGAGCTGAGATGCCAGTGTGTTTACCTTGCTACTGGCTACTCTGGCAGCAAAAACGGGGCCAGGGACCGTGCTTCTGAGCAGGCTATGAAGCTTTTCTTTAAACTGGTGGAGGTCCGTGTAGTGCAGCGCAAATTCAAACACTCCTTGGTCAATGATATTGTGGTCTGCCAAACGCACTGCCCTACCCCTGCGTTTCTACCGGCACTGCGTAACCCAGAGGACAAGCCTACGCCTAGCTCCAAGGGTCAATATGAGCCTGACAAACGCAAGCACTGGACAGATTTTGTCGTTGTTGACAacgctcatgatgccatctgcATTCTTAACAACTCTGCCGCCTTCAACCGCATGAAGATTGACTACAAGTTCGACGTGGTCCCCAACAGCAGTGCATGGCAATGTAGCGTGTACTTGCAGGATGCACTGGTGGCACAGGCCAGGGGAAGTAAGAAGACGTCTAAACATACAGCAGCTGAAGAGGCAGTGAGGAAACTACGCATGAACCAGGCAGCCcggcagcagcaacaacaaccacagcagtTCTCTCGAGGGAACCATCACTCTGACCCATCGGGTGGTCGTTTCGGTAACCAGGGTGGTAGGAAGAAACACTTGAGTGAACTGGTCATCCTGGAGAACTCAGACAATGCCATCTGCATCATCAATGACACTGCCCAGTTCAACAAGGTATCTGCCGATTACAAGTTCACAGTGCTACCAGACCACCGCTGGAGGTGTGAGGTGTTCCTGGAGGGTCAATACGTAGCGGCAGGCATCGGACCCAAGAAAACGGTGAAGCACATTGCAGCAGAGGAGGCCCTGGCCACACTCCGGCAAACACAGGCTGTGGTGAAATCCAACCTCAGGAAGGAGGGTAATGCTGATGCCCTCTCTCGCCACCAGATTCTGACTCGCTCTGGTGAAGAGTCCTCGAGACAGGAGATCAAGGAGGACAATATTGGGAATCAGCTACTCCGCAAAATGGGCTGGAAGGGTGGCGGATTGGGCCGGGAAGGGGAGGGCATCTCTGAACCCATCAAGGTCAAAGAGCAATTCTCCAGAGAGGGACTAGGTATGGACATGGACAAGTCTGGGAATCAGCTCACCAAACGGAACATCGAGGACATCATCCGTAACTATGCCAGTTCAGACCGCCAGGACGACCTGCGCTTCTCCACTGAGCTCAACAATGATGAACGCAAGCAGATCCACCAGATATCCCAGAAGTATGGCCTGCGCAGTAAGTCATACGGCCAGGGCAGGCTGCGCTTCCTCATCGTCAGCCGCAAAGTGCACAAAGACCAGCTCATTGGCCAGCTCCTGCAGGAAGGGCAGGTGGGACGCTACGAGCTGGTGAAACCTCAGGCCTCACACTGA
- the LOC109864891 gene encoding ubiquitin-conjugating enzyme E2 A, whose translation MSTPARRRLMRDFKRLQEDPPAGVSGAPSENNIMVWNAVIFGPEGTPFEDGTFKLTIEFTEEYPNKPPTVRFVSKMFHPNVYADGSICLDILQNRWSPTYDVSSILTSIQSLLDEPNPNSPANSQAAQLYQENKREYEKRVSAIVEQSWRDC comes from the exons ATGTCAACTCCAGCAAGACGACGTTTAATGAGAGATTTTAAGCG GCTTCAAGAGGACCCTCCTGCAGGAGTTAGTGGAGCCCCGTCGGAAAACAATATCATGGTATGGAATGCCGTAATTTTTGG CCCAGAGGGAACACCTTTTGAAGATG GAACTTTCAAACTCACAATAGAATTCACAGAGGAATACCCTAATAAGCCTCCAACTGTGCGTTTTGTCTCCAAAATGTTTCATCCAAACG TCTACGCAGATGGTAGTATATGCTTGGATATTCTTCAGAACCGCTGGAGTCCAACTTATGATGTTTCTTCAATTCTAACTTCAATACAG TCTTTACTGGATGAGCCGAATCCCAACAGCCCAGCCAACAGCCAGGCGGCTCAGCTATATCAGGAGAACAAGCGGGAGTACGAGAAGCGGGTGTCTGCCATCGTGGAACAGAGTTGGCGTGATTGTTGA